A part of Myxococcus landrumus genomic DNA contains:
- a CDS encoding bifunctional methionine sulfoxide reductase B/A protein: protein MVSLVFAVLAACTQASSAATPGTTPAQRSESPAAVKDSRRYEKPSDEELRRTLSPLAYDVTQKAATEPPFRNAYWNNHEEGLYVDVVTGEPLFSSRDKFDSNTGWPSFTRPVDASQVEEKRDSSLGMERVEVRSKGGTHLGHLFDDGPKPLGTRYCINSASLRFVPVGAMEKEGYGAWLKVFGREPTSASPAKADVGKALAAAGVTETALLAGGCFWGMEDLLRKIPGVLQTDVGYTGGGLKSPTYQDVSSGETGHAESVRVVFDPKVLSFETLLEKWFFRMHDPTTLNRQGNDVGTQYRSAIFVQSDAQRRVAEAVKARVNASGKWNRPVVTQVVQAGEFTPAESYHQDYLVKNPGGYTCHYMRD from the coding sequence ATGGTGTCCCTGGTCTTCGCGGTGCTGGCGGCGTGTACCCAGGCGAGCAGCGCGGCGACGCCTGGCACCACCCCGGCGCAGCGGTCCGAGTCCCCGGCGGCCGTGAAGGATTCCCGCCGCTACGAGAAGCCCTCGGACGAGGAGCTGCGCCGCACGCTCTCGCCGCTGGCGTACGACGTGACGCAGAAGGCGGCGACGGAGCCGCCGTTCCGCAACGCCTACTGGAACAACCACGAGGAAGGGCTCTACGTCGACGTCGTCACCGGCGAGCCGTTGTTCTCGTCGCGAGACAAGTTCGACTCGAACACGGGCTGGCCCAGCTTCACCCGGCCGGTGGATGCGTCACAGGTCGAGGAGAAGCGCGACTCGAGCCTGGGCATGGAGCGCGTCGAGGTCCGCTCCAAGGGCGGCACCCACCTGGGGCACCTGTTCGACGATGGGCCGAAGCCCTTGGGGACGCGCTACTGCATCAACTCCGCGTCGCTGCGCTTCGTGCCAGTGGGAGCGATGGAGAAGGAGGGCTACGGCGCGTGGCTGAAGGTGTTCGGCCGGGAGCCCACGAGTGCTTCACCCGCGAAGGCAGACGTGGGCAAGGCCCTGGCGGCCGCGGGAGTCACCGAGACGGCGCTGCTCGCGGGGGGATGCTTCTGGGGGATGGAGGACTTGCTGCGCAAGATTCCGGGCGTGCTCCAGACGGACGTCGGCTACACGGGCGGCGGCCTGAAGAGCCCGACGTATCAGGACGTGAGCTCGGGGGAGACAGGGCACGCGGAGTCGGTGCGCGTGGTGTTCGACCCGAAGGTCTTGAGCTTCGAGACGCTGCTGGAGAAGTGGTTCTTCCGCATGCATGACCCGACGACGCTCAACCGGCAGGGCAACGACGTGGGGACGCAGTATCGCTCCGCCATCTTCGTGCAGTCCGATGCGCAGCGCCGGGTGGCCGAAGCGGTGAAGGCTCGCGTCAACGCCTCCGGCAAGTGGAACCGGCCCGTCGTCACCCAGGTGGTGCAAGCAGGCGAGTTCACCCCCGCCGAGAGCTATCACCAGGATTACCTCGTGAAGAATCCCGGCGGATACACCTGCCACTACATGAGGGACTGA
- a CDS encoding general secretion pathway protein GspE, which produces MARKRIGELLLEQRAISVAQLEAGLAAHRKSGQRLGATLIAQGAITEDTLAGALSQALGMPQVDLAAMTPEWAAVHMLRARFCEQHDLFPIALESVGGRRQLVVAMSDPLNMPAVEEIEFTTGLKVGVRVAALSAVRGAILRYYHKVPVAPASGSAAAKSATAPVARARPAPVTRPPAATRPASPQAVVEDDEEVIVGEELPPGEATQRTSLAELIRQREEQQKQKREQASAKPKPPTGGGVLDDLDYLFGQAREDPDRVEELERKFWALMRIMARKGLLSKEEFSRELDGDGEPQG; this is translated from the coding sequence ATGGCGAGGAAGCGCATTGGCGAGCTGCTGTTGGAGCAGCGGGCGATCAGCGTCGCCCAGCTCGAGGCGGGGCTCGCGGCCCACCGGAAGTCTGGTCAGCGTTTGGGAGCGACCCTCATCGCGCAGGGGGCGATCACCGAGGACACGCTCGCGGGCGCACTGAGCCAGGCGCTCGGGATGCCGCAGGTGGACCTGGCGGCGATGACGCCGGAGTGGGCGGCGGTGCACATGCTGCGGGCGCGCTTCTGCGAGCAGCATGACCTGTTCCCCATCGCGCTGGAGAGCGTGGGCGGCCGGCGGCAGCTCGTGGTCGCGATGAGTGATCCGCTCAACATGCCCGCGGTGGAGGAGATTGAGTTCACCACCGGACTGAAGGTCGGCGTGCGGGTGGCGGCCTTGTCCGCCGTGCGGGGCGCCATCCTGCGCTACTACCACAAGGTCCCCGTCGCGCCGGCGAGTGGCTCGGCTGCCGCCAAGAGCGCGACAGCCCCCGTGGCGCGAGCGCGCCCCGCACCCGTCACCCGGCCTCCAGCGGCGACGCGGCCCGCATCGCCCCAGGCCGTTGTCGAGGATGACGAAGAGGTCATCGTCGGCGAGGAGCTGCCTCCCGGCGAGGCGACACAGCGCACCTCGCTGGCGGAGCTGATCCGCCAGCGTGAGGAGCAGCAGAAGCAGAAGCGGGAGCAGGCCTCGGCGAAGCCCAAGCCTCCGACGGGCGGGGGTGTACTCGATGACCTGGACTATCTCTTCGGGCAGGCCCGCGAGGACCCGGACCGCGTCGAGGAGCTGGAGCGCAAGTTCTGGGCGCTGATGCGGATCATGGCGCGCAAGGGCCTGCTGTCGAAGGAGGAGTTCTCGCGCGAGCTGGACGGCGACGGCGAGCCGCAGGGCTGA
- a CDS encoding MotA/TolQ/ExbB proton channel family protein yields the protein MNLGFLTNLAVLANAGGPERGFFEEVARRWEAGQWGMYPIAACLVVALAIMVERSIVLFGKASINKEAFLRGLKKHIYAGDLDKAINYVAGQKSTPLTNVIKAGLMNVPKGQDEVQAALDEASLRETPRLEARSGYLAMLGNAAMLAGLLGTVSGLISCFEAVANVNPADKATILANGISEAMNCTGFGLVTAIPCLIAFSVLMGRTQSLVNDINETSVSVLNLIVANKDKFKNLNVPSARDHHDD from the coding sequence ATGAACCTGGGGTTTTTGACGAATCTGGCCGTGCTCGCCAACGCGGGTGGACCCGAGCGGGGCTTCTTCGAAGAGGTCGCCAGGCGTTGGGAGGCCGGTCAGTGGGGTATGTACCCCATCGCGGCCTGTCTGGTGGTTGCGCTGGCCATCATGGTGGAGCGCAGCATCGTGTTGTTCGGCAAGGCCTCCATCAACAAGGAAGCCTTCCTCCGCGGGCTGAAGAAGCACATCTACGCGGGTGACCTGGACAAGGCCATCAACTACGTGGCCGGCCAGAAGTCCACGCCGCTGACCAACGTCATCAAGGCGGGCCTGATGAACGTCCCCAAGGGCCAGGACGAGGTCCAGGCCGCGCTGGACGAGGCCTCCCTCCGCGAGACGCCGCGCCTGGAGGCCCGCAGCGGCTACCTGGCGATGCTCGGCAACGCGGCGATGCTCGCCGGTCTGCTCGGAACGGTGTCCGGTCTGATTTCCTGCTTCGAGGCCGTGGCCAACGTGAACCCGGCCGACAAGGCGACCATTCTCGCCAACGGTATCTCCGAAGCCATGAACTGCACGGGCTTCGGGCTGGTGACGGCGATTCCCTGCCTCATCGCCTTCTCCGTGCTGATGGGCCGCACCCAGTCGCTGGTCAATGACATCAACGAGACCAGCGTCTCCGTGCTGAACCTCATCGTGGCCAACAAGGACAAGTTCAAGAACCTGAACGTCCCCTCCGCCCGGGACCACCACGACGACTGA
- a CDS encoding ExbD/TolR family protein, whose product MAGGMDTGGGGKGGKKPLDAAINLTAFIDLMAVTISFLIMTAVWTQIGRLQVSQAGGPSTEEEPPPTETKTVQLTLLITPTELRLSADQSTFDPIPLTKDGKGKTDLSKLVARFKELKAQLPDQTAITLQPEDKVRYEDLVRIIDECIGSGLPQVSVSAAMG is encoded by the coding sequence ATGGCCGGCGGAATGGACACAGGTGGTGGTGGCAAAGGTGGCAAGAAGCCGCTCGATGCCGCCATCAACCTGACCGCATTCATCGACCTGATGGCAGTGACCATCAGCTTCCTCATCATGACGGCCGTCTGGACACAGATTGGCCGTCTCCAGGTGTCCCAGGCGGGAGGTCCCTCCACGGAGGAGGAGCCGCCCCCGACGGAGACCAAGACAGTGCAGTTGACGCTGCTCATCACCCCGACGGAGCTGCGGCTGTCGGCGGACCAGAGCACGTTCGACCCCATCCCCCTCACCAAGGACGGCAAGGGCAAGACGGACCTGTCCAAGCTGGTGGCGCGCTTCAAGGAGTTGAAGGCGCAGCTGCCGGACCAGACGGCCATCACCCTTCAGCCCGAGGACAAGGTCCGCTACGAGGACCTGGTCCGCATCATCGACGAGTGCATCGGCTCTGGGTTGCCCCAGGTGTCGGTGTCCGCGGCGATGGGCTAG
- a CDS encoding ExbD/TolR family protein, giving the protein MAIKVPGKRYGKRLQHSRVFGHGAAHAKRSGYADLLITPLVDMFVIIVLFLIANFSATGEVLMMTKDIQLPEAVHVQEVEMHPVVMVSGEQVSVSGTIVGRVEDFSKDEYLNIPALEEKLRDMKKQFEDLHAMANDDANTFKGDINIQAHKDVEYAIIKRVMFSCATAGYNNINFAVLTTAGSEGGATAAATH; this is encoded by the coding sequence ATGGCCATCAAGGTTCCAGGCAAGCGGTACGGCAAGCGTCTCCAGCACTCGAGGGTGTTCGGGCATGGCGCCGCGCATGCGAAGCGCAGCGGCTACGCGGACCTGCTCATCACTCCGCTGGTCGATATGTTCGTCATCATCGTGCTCTTCCTCATCGCGAACTTCTCCGCGACGGGTGAGGTGCTGATGATGACCAAGGACATCCAGCTCCCCGAGGCGGTCCACGTCCAGGAAGTGGAGATGCACCCGGTCGTCATGGTGTCCGGCGAGCAGGTCAGCGTGTCCGGCACCATCGTCGGTCGCGTGGAGGACTTCTCCAAGGACGAGTACCTCAACATTCCCGCGCTGGAGGAGAAGCTGCGGGACATGAAGAAGCAGTTCGAGGACCTGCACGCGATGGCGAACGATGACGCCAATACGTTCAAGGGCGACATCAACATCCAGGCTCACAAGGATGTGGAGTACGCCATCATCAAGCGGGTGATGTTCAGCTGCGCCACGGCCGGCTACAACAACATCAACTTCGCGGTGCTCACCACGGCGGGCAGTGAAGGCGGCGCCACGGCGGCGGCGACTCACTGA
- a CDS encoding HAD family hydrolase — protein MQLRAVFFDLDGTLVDSLGDIADAMNHSLARHGLPTHPESAYRHFVGEGVRELARRAVPAGREELAAPVLETYRPYYEEHLFDRTAAYPGILGMLSALAEHGVVMGVLSNKSDGAVKRLVERLLPGVPFRGVYGERQGVPRKPDPTAVLGMAAELGVTPLTCGFVGDTSVDMLTARAAGMYGVGVTWGFRDAAELHSNGARAVATTAEELLAALRTARP, from the coding sequence ATGCAGCTTCGTGCCGTCTTCTTCGACCTTGATGGGACCTTGGTGGATTCGCTGGGGGACATCGCGGACGCGATGAACCACTCCCTCGCGCGACATGGCCTCCCCACGCATCCCGAGTCCGCCTACCGCCACTTCGTGGGAGAGGGCGTGCGGGAGCTGGCTCGCCGGGCGGTGCCGGCGGGGCGCGAGGAGCTGGCGGCGCCCGTGCTGGAGACGTATCGCCCGTACTACGAGGAGCACCTCTTCGACCGCACGGCGGCCTACCCCGGCATCCTCGGGATGCTCTCCGCGCTCGCGGAGCACGGAGTGGTGATGGGGGTGCTGAGCAACAAGTCGGATGGCGCCGTGAAGCGGCTGGTGGAGCGGCTGCTGCCAGGGGTGCCCTTCCGGGGGGTGTATGGCGAGCGGCAGGGTGTGCCTCGCAAGCCGGACCCGACGGCGGTGCTGGGCATGGCGGCGGAGCTGGGTGTGACGCCGCTGACGTGTGGCTTCGTGGGCGACACGTCGGTGGACATGCTGACGGCGCGCGCGGCGGGCATGTACGGCGTGGGCGTCACGTGGGGCTTCCGGGATGCGGCGGAGCTGCACTCGAATGGGGCGCGCGCGGTGGCGACGACTGCGGAGGAGCTGCTGGCGGCGCTGCGCACCGCGCGGCCTTGA
- a CDS encoding putative glycolipid-binding domain-containing protein, with protein sequence MNSPRFDSSRTRRCLRAWQWTRQDTPGSEYCELWELDEGWGLTGSVVLAEEGMPCLAEYSVEADARWLTREARILLRRGGTSQSLVLRVDAQRRWWRGDEEVPQFRGCTDVDLAFTPSTNTLPIRRLGLEVGQAQDVTAAWVRMPDLSLVPLPQRYTRLGATRYRYESRGGSFVSEVETDELGLVTRYPPAWERIATGAPDTGRGFR encoded by the coding sequence ATGAACTCTCCGCGCTTCGATTCAAGCCGCACCCGTCGCTGCCTGCGCGCCTGGCAATGGACGCGACAGGACACGCCAGGCAGTGAGTACTGCGAGCTGTGGGAGCTCGATGAGGGCTGGGGGCTGACCGGCAGCGTGGTGCTCGCGGAGGAGGGCATGCCTTGCCTCGCGGAGTACTCCGTGGAGGCGGACGCGCGATGGCTCACGCGAGAGGCGCGCATCCTCCTGCGCAGAGGTGGAACATCCCAGTCCCTGGTCCTTCGCGTGGATGCGCAGCGGCGCTGGTGGCGCGGTGACGAGGAGGTCCCCCAGTTCCGAGGCTGCACCGACGTGGACCTCGCCTTCACTCCCTCCACGAACACGCTGCCCATCCGACGGCTGGGCCTCGAGGTGGGCCAGGCGCAGGATGTGACGGCCGCGTGGGTGCGCATGCCGGACCTCTCGCTGGTGCCCTTGCCGCAGCGCTACACCCGCCTGGGGGCCACGCGCTATCGCTACGAGAGCCGGGGAGGGAGCTTCGTCTCGGAAGTGGAGACCGATGAGCTGGGCCTCGTGACGCGATATCCGCCCGCATGGGAGCGCATCGCGACCGGGGCTCCCGACACGGGGCGTGGCTTTCGCTGA
- a CDS encoding DUF5683 domain-containing protein, with product MSRPGVAALLSFLIPGVGQIYNGDILRGLFWLIITPGFWVGTGGCLGWVCHIIAAATAYNRAEDQEKYRVTVV from the coding sequence ATGTCGCGTCCCGGTGTCGCAGCCCTGCTGTCTTTCCTGATTCCTGGTGTGGGGCAGATCTATAACGGGGACATCCTGCGCGGGCTGTTCTGGCTCATCATCACACCCGGCTTCTGGGTGGGAACCGGCGGATGCCTCGGCTGGGTGTGCCACATCATCGCCGCCGCCACCGCGTACAACCGCGCGGAGGACCAGGAGAAATACCGCGTCACCGTCGTCTAG
- a CDS encoding hybrid sensor histidine kinase/response regulator → MLLVAGVYLAVARLGLSLATVAGNVTPVWPPTGVALAALLLRGPTLWPGVFLGALLATSSTGVTWPTALGVAVGNTLASVLGAWLSRRMRMGTDLSRIRDVVVLCLGAGMVCTGVSSVVGPLFLWLGGTLPWEMMGHAVWVWWVGDLMGVLVVAPPLLVLSRPSWPQRPGEAVALASLTTVLGAGVFLFRTLQPGLAYGASFLLFPMSAMAALRFGPRGAASATLVISAVAIFGTVNGQGPFSSGNVAQDLLVLQLFIVVNAVTGQLLAAATEERRRAVERLQLLATTVRGVHEGVFIAEVVSPGKLHTVFANDALSLLLGRPREELLELDPCHLYGEQDSKLRQRVTDSVLAGESLCVEVSLPRKDGRLVSTEVLLSPVRATGGDVTHFVATHRDITATRELQARLVAAERVAAVGTLAAGVGHEINNPLAYLVLNLESAARALTEGGLLGARDAQAGVRGALEGAERIRLIVRDLQVFSRQGDQERTLVDLNALVPPAVRIISHALRHRARLVEEFGPVPRVLGSEARLGQVLLNLLVNAMQAVPEGNASLHEVRVRTSTDASGQARVDVMDTGVGISAQVMSRIFEPFFTTKPTGEGTGLGLAICQQIVRNHGGELKVSSEVGKGSVFTMLLPAAPMQAEGVSRPVTRAKPPMPATARRGRVLVVDDEPRLAQSMRLLLEPYHDVVTTLRGGEALALVTAGHRFDVILCDLQMPEMDGAALYRRLGVMAPELTRRMVFISGGAYTAETRTFIETVPNLVLEKPVRPEVLMASVDAALDALAAQDKEEEDSVARVSGARH, encoded by the coding sequence ATGCTGTTGGTGGCTGGCGTGTATCTCGCGGTCGCCCGGCTGGGGCTTTCCCTGGCCACGGTGGCGGGCAACGTCACCCCCGTGTGGCCGCCCACCGGCGTCGCCCTGGCCGCGCTCCTGCTGCGAGGCCCCACGCTGTGGCCCGGCGTCTTCCTGGGCGCCTTGCTGGCGACCTCCTCCACCGGTGTGACGTGGCCCACCGCGCTGGGCGTGGCCGTGGGCAACACGCTGGCCAGCGTGCTGGGCGCGTGGCTGTCGCGGCGGATGCGCATGGGCACGGACCTGTCGCGCATCCGTGACGTCGTCGTGTTGTGCCTGGGCGCGGGGATGGTGTGCACCGGGGTGAGCTCGGTGGTGGGCCCGCTGTTCCTCTGGCTGGGCGGCACGCTGCCTTGGGAGATGATGGGGCACGCCGTCTGGGTGTGGTGGGTGGGCGACCTGATGGGCGTGCTGGTTGTCGCGCCGCCGCTGCTGGTGCTGAGCCGTCCCTCCTGGCCGCAGCGGCCAGGCGAGGCTGTCGCGCTCGCGTCGCTGACCACCGTGCTGGGCGCGGGCGTCTTCCTCTTCCGCACCCTGCAGCCAGGGCTCGCGTACGGGGCCAGCTTCCTGCTCTTCCCCATGTCGGCGATGGCGGCGCTGCGCTTCGGGCCTCGGGGCGCGGCGTCGGCGACGCTGGTCATCTCCGCCGTCGCCATCTTCGGCACCGTGAACGGACAGGGGCCCTTCTCCTCGGGCAACGTGGCGCAGGACCTGCTGGTGCTCCAGCTCTTCATCGTCGTCAACGCGGTGACGGGCCAGTTGCTCGCGGCGGCGACCGAGGAGCGGCGGCGCGCGGTGGAGCGGCTCCAGCTCCTCGCCACCACGGTGCGAGGCGTCCACGAAGGTGTCTTCATCGCGGAGGTGGTGAGCCCCGGCAAGCTGCACACCGTGTTCGCCAACGACGCGCTCAGCCTGCTGCTCGGGCGTCCTCGCGAGGAGCTGCTGGAGCTGGACCCGTGCCATCTCTACGGCGAGCAGGACTCCAAGCTGCGTCAGCGGGTGACGGACTCCGTGCTCGCGGGAGAGTCGCTCTGCGTGGAGGTGTCGCTGCCGCGCAAGGACGGCCGCCTGGTGTCCACGGAGGTGTTGCTGTCTCCCGTGCGAGCCACGGGCGGGGATGTGACGCACTTCGTGGCCACCCATCGCGACATCACCGCGACCCGGGAGCTCCAGGCGCGGCTCGTGGCCGCCGAGCGAGTCGCCGCGGTGGGGACGCTCGCGGCCGGCGTGGGACACGAAATCAACAACCCGCTGGCCTACCTGGTGTTGAACCTGGAGTCCGCGGCGCGAGCGCTGACGGAGGGCGGGTTGCTCGGGGCGCGGGATGCGCAGGCCGGCGTGCGGGGCGCGCTGGAGGGCGCCGAGCGCATCCGGCTCATCGTCCGGGACCTCCAGGTGTTCAGCCGCCAGGGAGACCAGGAGCGGACGCTGGTGGACCTCAACGCGCTGGTGCCGCCGGCGGTGCGCATCATCAGCCATGCCCTGCGTCACCGCGCGCGGCTGGTCGAGGAGTTCGGCCCCGTGCCTCGGGTGCTGGGCAGCGAGGCGCGGCTGGGACAGGTGCTGCTCAACCTGCTCGTGAACGCGATGCAGGCCGTGCCCGAGGGCAACGCGAGCCTGCACGAGGTGCGCGTGCGCACGAGCACGGACGCGTCCGGCCAGGCCCGCGTGGACGTGATGGACACCGGCGTGGGCATCTCCGCCCAGGTGATGTCCCGCATCTTCGAGCCCTTCTTCACCACCAAGCCCACGGGCGAAGGCACCGGGCTGGGGCTGGCCATCTGCCAGCAGATTGTCCGCAACCACGGCGGCGAGCTGAAGGTGAGCAGTGAAGTCGGAAAGGGCTCCGTCTTCACCATGTTGCTCCCGGCGGCGCCGATGCAGGCGGAGGGGGTGTCGCGTCCCGTGACGCGCGCCAAGCCGCCCATGCCCGCCACGGCGCGGCGGGGCCGGGTGCTGGTGGTGGACGACGAGCCTCGGCTGGCGCAGTCCATGCGCTTGTTGCTGGAGCCCTACCACGACGTCGTCACCACGCTGCGAGGCGGCGAGGCCCTGGCGCTGGTGACCGCGGGCCATCGCTTCGACGTCATCCTGTGTGACTTGCAGATGCCGGAGATGGACGGCGCCGCGCTCTACCGCCGGCTGGGCGTGATGGCGCCGGAGCTGACGCGGCGGATGGTGTTCATCTCCGGCGGCGCCTACACCGCCGAGACGCGGACCTTCATCGAGACGGTGCCCAACCTGGTGCTGGAGAAGCCCGTCCGGCCCGAGGTGTTGATGGCCTCCGTGGATGCCGCGCTGGATGCGCTGGCGGCCCAGGACAAGGAAGAGGAGGACTCGGTGGCCCGCGTCAGTGGTGCGCGCCACTGA
- a CDS encoding quinone oxidoreductase family protein encodes MKAIRLHQFGGPQELRLDDVPMPKPGEGEVRIRVYASGLNFTDLAQREGRLPGAPPLPFIPGLEAAGVVDAVGPSVEGLAPGTRVVAILPGQGAFATHAVAPAATTLRIPDAVSFEQAVCLPAQAPTALLGLREGARLREGESVYIPSAAGGVGSLLVQVAKRMGASRVIGGVSRESKRALVSRLGADATVDTSRADWPEQVREATRGLGADVVFVAGGGDIPGQSLRALAFRGRLVLYGAESMFGTQWSIEQMAGVLAQNQSITGFATFTLPFEPRHAALREALTLVERGQLQPVIGQTFPLEAVAQAHQALAERSTTGKVVIRVE; translated from the coding sequence ATGAAAGCCATTCGCCTGCACCAGTTCGGTGGCCCCCAGGAGCTGCGCCTCGACGACGTGCCCATGCCCAAGCCCGGCGAGGGCGAGGTGCGCATCCGCGTGTACGCCTCCGGCCTCAACTTCACGGACCTGGCGCAGCGGGAGGGTCGCCTGCCGGGTGCGCCGCCCCTGCCCTTCATTCCCGGCCTGGAGGCCGCGGGCGTCGTGGACGCGGTGGGGCCTTCCGTCGAGGGCCTCGCGCCAGGCACGCGCGTCGTCGCCATCCTCCCGGGACAAGGGGCCTTCGCCACCCACGCCGTGGCTCCGGCCGCCACCACGCTGCGCATCCCCGACGCCGTGTCCTTCGAGCAGGCCGTCTGCCTCCCCGCCCAGGCCCCCACGGCGCTCCTGGGACTGCGCGAAGGCGCGCGGCTGCGCGAGGGTGAGTCCGTCTACATCCCCTCGGCGGCGGGGGGCGTGGGCAGCCTGCTCGTGCAGGTGGCGAAGCGGATGGGGGCCTCGCGTGTCATCGGAGGGGTGAGCCGTGAGTCCAAGCGGGCGTTGGTGTCACGCCTGGGCGCGGATGCCACCGTGGACACGTCCCGCGCGGACTGGCCCGAGCAGGTCCGCGAGGCCACGCGAGGACTGGGCGCGGACGTCGTCTTCGTGGCGGGCGGTGGCGACATTCCGGGGCAGAGCCTGCGGGCCCTCGCCTTCCGGGGACGGCTGGTGCTCTACGGCGCGGAGAGCATGTTCGGGACGCAGTGGAGCATCGAGCAGATGGCGGGAGTGCTGGCCCAGAACCAGAGCATCACGGGCTTCGCCACCTTCACGCTGCCCTTCGAGCCCCGTCACGCCGCGCTCCGCGAAGCGCTCACCCTGGTCGAGCGCGGTCAGCTCCAGCCGGTCATCGGACAGACCTTCCCGCTCGAGGCCGTCGCGCAAGCCCATCAAGCCCTGGCGGAGCGGAGCACCACGGGCAAGGTCGTCATCCGCGTCGAGTAG
- a CDS encoding AraC family transcriptional regulator — translation MRQKSDSLVQTSGEKPGLDVLADVLQGIHLRSRVHARYELTAPWGMRIERAPFPVFYAVMRGNCLLSAGEKELSLTGGDFVFLPAGAKFTLKDRRGSRVLPVEAIYATRQPIRCGGVLHYGGGGEAVTVLGGSFTFEGETLSPLVRHLPTLMHVKADDPASSRWLEPTLRFVASEIEAQQPGYETVVSRLADVLFVQALRAHLESSSKDNGWLRALVDPRIGAVLQRVHEKPEAPWTLEGLARAASMSRSVFAERFKQLVGEPPLVYVGRWRMHRAMTLMRTRDTSVAEVARAVGYETESAFGKAFRRWVGMTPGAFRRASVATPAPGGMPAASPSPGRRAG, via the coding sequence ATGCGCCAGAAGTCCGATTCTCTCGTCCAAACGTCCGGAGAAAAGCCCGGGCTGGATGTCCTCGCGGACGTGCTCCAGGGCATCCACCTGCGCAGCCGCGTGCATGCCCGCTACGAGCTGACCGCGCCCTGGGGCATGCGCATCGAGCGTGCGCCCTTCCCGGTCTTCTACGCGGTGATGCGCGGCAACTGCCTGCTGTCCGCGGGCGAGAAGGAGCTGTCGCTGACGGGTGGTGACTTCGTGTTCCTCCCCGCGGGGGCGAAGTTCACGTTGAAGGACCGGCGGGGCTCGCGCGTGTTGCCCGTGGAGGCCATCTACGCGACCCGCCAGCCGATACGCTGTGGCGGCGTGCTGCACTACGGGGGCGGTGGCGAGGCGGTGACGGTGCTGGGCGGCTCCTTCACCTTCGAGGGGGAGACGCTGAGCCCGCTGGTGCGGCACCTGCCGACGCTGATGCACGTGAAGGCGGATGACCCCGCGTCCTCGCGCTGGCTGGAGCCGACCCTGCGCTTCGTGGCCTCCGAAATCGAGGCCCAGCAACCGGGTTACGAAACCGTCGTCAGCCGGCTGGCGGATGTCCTCTTCGTCCAGGCGCTGCGTGCGCACCTGGAGTCGTCGTCCAAGGACAACGGCTGGCTGCGTGCCCTGGTGGACCCGCGCATCGGCGCCGTGCTCCAGCGTGTCCACGAGAAGCCCGAGGCCCCGTGGACGCTGGAGGGACTGGCGCGCGCCGCGAGCATGTCCCGCTCGGTGTTCGCGGAGCGCTTCAAGCAGCTCGTGGGAGAGCCGCCCCTCGTCTATGTGGGCCGGTGGAGGATGCACCGGGCCATGACGTTGATGCGGACGCGCGACACCTCCGTGGCGGAAGTGGCGCGCGCCGTGGGCTACGAGACGGAGAGCGCTTTTGGAAAGGCCTTCCGCCGCTGGGTGGGCATGACGCCCGGAGCGTTCAGGCGCGCCTCGGTGGCTACTCCAGCGCCTGGGGGAATGCCGGCAGCTTCGCCATCTCCTGGGCGTCGTGCTGGATGA